A single region of the Brassica rapa cultivar Chiifu-401-42 chromosome A03, CAAS_Brap_v3.01, whole genome shotgun sequence genome encodes:
- the LOC117132691 gene encoding uncharacterized protein LOC117132691: MDVSEDLARDYPPRLYPEGASIFENKNVWDNLKTYPVGLIAKLAEIKLVWSGKTVHYLLCRQLRVYKKEIWSLVVDQPLRFSLIEFGEITGLNTNPLPEESFEPDPENYKALWELLKVPLGYGPKFDELIEALTECPFWSADQRKWYGLLFLQAIGLYGLHHNCRIPFESAKRVFDDDALMTYPWGRTAYKFLVDSIKLLHPQGGSYTLSGFKDVLLVWAYESVTVFGELYGRKVNPDEIPLLRWGGSHTRTSLATTIAKEMNDHGTVRVRKMVMKEGLEELFPQCKDEADDPQLDNLIKDIHADRFVRDFYVQSNEKNKKTKAGVSSEAEPPSKKQKKGKKQKEVKINEGETVVVEEKESAKEKGRSEAVLLNIVAHLEKLDRKFDSRLTEYDTKFGSFSRGLLDTIGDTVKTTVEERLRVLGVSNSSQPEGQNVTVSEDNQQPESNSGQPDGQNVMVSEDNRQPDSNSGQPASKTPIDKQSEDS, from the exons ATGGATGTTTCCGAAGATCTAGCAAGGGATTACCCTCCAAGACTTTACCCTGAAGGGGCTtctatttttgaaaacaaaa ATGTGTGGGATAATCTGAAGACGTATCCTGTTGGATTGATTGCTAAACTGGCTGAGATCAAATTGGTGTGGTCTGGTAAGACCGTACATTATCTACTTTGTAGACAGCTGCGAGTCTATAAGAAGGAGATTTGGTCACTCGTTGTTGATCAACCTCTCAGGTTTAGCTTAATAGAATTTGGTGAGATCACGGgtttaaacacaaatccactGCCAGAAGAAAGTTTTGAACCTGATCCAGAGAATTACAAAGCGTTGTGGGAGTTGTTGAAAGTGCCGCTTGGGTACGGACCCAAGTTTGATGAACTTATAGAAGCTTTAACGGAGTGTCCATTCTGGAGTGCTGATCAGCGGAAATGGTATGGGCTGTTGTTTCTTCAAGCCATTGGACTTTATGGCTTGCATCATAATTGTAGAATACCCTTTGAAAGTGCAAAAAGAGTATTCGATGATGACGCCCTGATGACTTATCCTTGGGGTCGGACTGCCTATAAATTTCTTGTTGATTCTATCAAGTTGTTGCATCCACAAGGAGGGTCGTACACCCTTAGCGGCTTCAAGGACGTGTTATTGGTTTGGGCGTATGAATCTGTCACAGTGTTCGGAGAGCTTTATGGCAGAAAAGTGAATCCAGACGAAATTCCGCTTTTGCGATGGGGTGGAAGTCATACTCGAACAAGTCTTGCTACTACAATAGCTAAGGAGATGAATGATCATGGAACA GTGCGTGTGAGGAAAATGGTGATGAAGGAGGGTCTAGAAGAGCTGTTTCCTCAGTGCAAGGATGAAGCAGATGACCCACAACTTGATAACCTAATTAAAGATATACATGCAGATAGGTTTGTTAGAGATTTTTATGTGCAATCGAatgagaagaacaaaaaaacgaAGGCTGGAGTTTCGTCAGAGGCTGAGCCACCctcaaagaagcagaagaaaggtAAGAAACAGAAGGAGGTGAAAATCAATGAGGGTGAAACTGTTGTTGTAGAGGAGAAGGAGAGTGCAAAGGAGAAGGGTCGTAGCGAAGCGGTTCTGCTGAACATAGTTGCTCATCTCGAGAAGTTGGACCGAAAATTTGACTCGAGATTAACAGAATACGACACCAAGTTTGGATCTTTTTCCCGAGGCCTTTTGGATACCATTGGAGATACAGTGAAAACTACAGTTGAAGAGCGTCTGAGAGTTTTGGGGGTGTCCAATAGTAGTCAACCTGAAGGTCAAAACGTGACGGTCTCAGAAGACAACCAACAGCCGGAGTCCAATAGTGGTCAACCTGATGGTCAAAACGTGATGGTCTCAGAAGACAACCGACAGCCGGACTCCAATAGTGGTCAACCTGCATCTAAGACCCCTATTGATAAACAGTCCGAAGACAGCTAA